A single region of the Limisphaerales bacterium genome encodes:
- a CDS encoding sulfatase — MMLSLAAQAAKKPNILFAFADDWGRYASAYAKVDGRPSPNEVVRTPHFDRVAREGVLFKNAFVTAPSCTPCRSSLLSGQYFYRTGRAAILQGAVWDETIPSYPLMLRDAGYHIGETYKVWGPGTPNDGPYGAGKFRFETAGGRFNGFSQNVSRLIAQGKSVPDAKQVLYDEVSANFESFLKARPEGQPFCYWFGPTLVHRKWIQGSGKKLWGIDPDSLKGKLPGMLPDVPIVREDFADYLGEVQAFDHALGLILKRLEQLGELDNTVVVVSGDHGAPGFPGGKCNLYDFGTAVPLAVWWPGKPGGRVLEDYVNLMDLAPTFLELGGVKPPKVMTGRSLVPVLESKQQGLVDAKRNWVITGRERHVARARADLLGYPQRALRTPEFLYIINFKPDRWPMGDPYHLKADKQPDFNTLANNTFVTFGDLDASPTKAWLMQQVDVPKWKWHYDYAFGRRPRIELYDLKNDPDQLKNVADQPQFAAAQKQLHGRLMAELKRTGDPRVSGDGSTFDKPPFSGDFRRTP; from the coding sequence ATGATGCTTTCGCTGGCCGCGCAGGCGGCGAAGAAACCGAATATTCTTTTTGCCTTTGCCGATGACTGGGGGCGGTACGCGAGTGCGTATGCGAAGGTGGACGGGCGGCCTTCGCCGAATGAGGTGGTGCGCACGCCGCACTTCGATCGCGTGGCGCGGGAGGGCGTGTTGTTCAAGAACGCGTTTGTGACGGCGCCTTCGTGTACTCCTTGTCGGAGTTCGTTGCTGAGCGGGCAGTATTTTTATCGGACCGGAAGGGCGGCGATTTTGCAGGGGGCGGTGTGGGATGAAACGATTCCGAGTTATCCGTTGATGTTGCGTGATGCGGGGTATCACATTGGCGAGACCTATAAAGTGTGGGGGCCGGGCACGCCGAATGATGGGCCGTACGGGGCGGGCAAGTTTCGGTTTGAAACCGCGGGCGGCCGCTTCAATGGATTTTCGCAAAACGTCTCGCGCCTGATTGCGCAGGGCAAAAGCGTGCCGGACGCGAAGCAGGTGCTCTACGATGAGGTGAGCGCGAATTTTGAATCATTCCTCAAAGCGCGACCGGAGGGGCAGCCGTTTTGTTACTGGTTCGGGCCGACGTTGGTGCATCGAAAATGGATTCAGGGCTCGGGGAAAAAGTTGTGGGGCATCGATCCCGATTCGCTGAAGGGCAAGCTGCCGGGGATGCTGCCGGATGTGCCGATTGTGCGCGAGGATTTCGCGGATTACCTCGGCGAAGTGCAGGCCTTCGACCACGCGCTCGGGCTGATTCTTAAGCGGCTGGAGCAACTGGGCGAGCTGGATAACACCGTCGTGGTGGTGAGCGGCGATCACGGCGCGCCGGGGTTTCCGGGTGGCAAATGTAATTTGTACGACTTCGGCACCGCCGTGCCGCTGGCCGTGTGGTGGCCGGGCAAACCGGGCGGGCGCGTGCTGGAGGATTACGTGAACCTCATGGACCTTGCGCCGACCTTCCTTGAACTCGGCGGTGTGAAACCTCCGAAGGTGATGACCGGCCGCAGTCTGGTGCCGGTGTTGGAATCGAAACAACAGGGGCTGGTGGACGCCAAGCGCAACTGGGTCATCACCGGCCGCGAACGTCACGTTGCCCGTGCCCGCGCCGATCTGCTCGGTTACCCGCAACGCGCTTTGCGCACGCCGGAGTTTTTGTACATCATCAACTTCAAACCTGACCGCTGGCCGATGGGCGATCCGTATCATCTCAAGGCCGACAAACAGCCTGACTTCAACACGCTGGCCAACAACACCTTTGTGACCTTTGGCGATCTCGATGCCAGCCCGACCAAGGCGTGGCTCATGCAGCAGGTGGATGTGCCGAAGTGGAAGTGGCATTACGATTACGCCTTCGGCCGGCGCCCGCGCATTGAGCTGTATGACCTGAAGAACGATCCGGATCAGCTCAAGAACGTCGCCGACCAGCCGCAGTTTGCCGCCGCGCAAAAGCAGCTGCACGGGCGGTTGATGGCCGAATT